A single genomic interval of Lewinellaceae bacterium harbors:
- a CDS encoding alpha/beta hydrolase has product MKKTAVILLTFFVMIGVIYLKPVHRATFSDYYPQADAIESSLMEFRKLPLKSLSSGGATWQYLITGQGDRQLLFLHGMGGAYDIWWQQIEELQPDFHIISITLPEVHDLNTAMEGILAILDAEGFTKTSVLGTSMGGYLAQYLLSKHPERIDHLILGNTFAPNDFYQKQYGGLRKWLPWVPAWMIMDKFRKNLHEGVLPAAHNDPVVEAYLKEQYSGLMTKKQFIGRVDLVLAHFDPASTDAQRSKPMLIIEADNDPLVNPDLQEGLRQCYPQASVVRLRDVGHFPYLNEPRPYTRIIRQFLER; this is encoded by the coding sequence ATGAAAAAAACTGCCGTGATCCTGCTCACTTTTTTCGTTATGATCGGGGTCATCTACCTAAAACCGGTCCACCGGGCCACCTTCAGCGATTATTACCCTCAAGCGGATGCCATAGAATCCAGCCTAATGGAATTCCGCAAGCTGCCTTTAAAGTCGTTAAGCTCGGGAGGAGCAACATGGCAATATCTGATCACCGGTCAGGGGGACCGGCAATTACTATTCCTGCATGGCATGGGAGGCGCTTACGACATCTGGTGGCAGCAGATTGAAGAGTTGCAGCCGGATTTTCACATCATCAGCATCACACTACCGGAAGTCCATGATCTGAATACCGCCATGGAAGGCATTCTGGCCATTCTGGATGCCGAAGGGTTTACCAAAACATCCGTGTTGGGCACCTCGATGGGCGGTTACCTGGCGCAATACCTCCTCAGCAAACACCCGGAGCGGATTGACCACCTGATTCTGGGAAACACGTTTGCCCCAAATGACTTTTACCAAAAACAATATGGCGGGTTGCGAAAATGGCTGCCCTGGGTGCCGGCCTGGATGATCATGGACAAATTCCGCAAGAATTTACATGAAGGCGTATTACCCGCAGCACACAACGATCCGGTGGTGGAAGCTTACCTCAAGGAACAGTATTCCGGGCTGATGACGAAAAAGCAATTCATTGGACGGGTGGACCTGGTCCTTGCACATTTCGATCCGGCGTCCACTGACGCCCAGCGCTCCAAACCAATGCTGATCATCGAGGCGGATAATGACCCACTTGTTAATCCGGATCTCCAGGAAGGTTTGCGTCAATGTTACCCGCAGGCCAGTGTGGTGCGGCTCCGAGATGTCGGACATTTCCCCTATCTGAACGAACCGAGACCTTATACCCGCATCATTCGTCAGTTCCTGGAACGATGA
- a CDS encoding T9SS type A sorting domain-containing protein, whose amino-acid sequence MKTLKIIKLADWCLILVLCFCTSISGKSQNLANPDSLEDVTVTGTIYVDTSGSYIRYLLDEGSDGFMDYKVHFGPSWYEPSEGDAVRPQDGEVVTIAGGVNTDAVGILPSLFVYEINGEFWRDPYESYWNQLNEDYSVLSLIYPDGSGICLLDTLDQEVVSGVVLADSTFLDLKYYLDVDADGLPDYKLNFGPPWYVPESGISYPEDGQAVEIAGIIVHVSVYPVIVVILLDGAAWRDLNGLMNYGQGRWMNGQLDESEVVYSPFDTGNRILFRAGWHHQGLPGSMYCQLLQINPQNLPAFGQGNSPGLAAYTVGLFNQNRLNLMGQNQYRMQVNNQLHIQLHYTDMQLVRAGIQQQDRIRLNFWDDNAQEWFEVDEVEYDASANRLEFETDVVFAYYLLTRDESTTTSGELNYIPMNYCVYPNPVRQVANIRWEMTESQPVVIRITSLGGQRIHQRVYDRLSAGLNEVQYRPDPGLANGVYFIEIITLQDRMVIKWVLAE is encoded by the coding sequence ATGAAAACATTAAAAATCATTAAGCTTGCGGATTGGTGCCTGATCCTGGTGTTGTGCTTCTGTACATCAATTTCGGGAAAGTCACAGAATCTGGCCAATCCGGACTCTCTTGAGGATGTGACGGTAACTGGAACCATTTACGTGGATACTTCCGGTAGTTACATCCGTTATTTACTGGATGAAGGATCAGATGGATTTATGGATTACAAGGTCCATTTTGGCCCTTCATGGTATGAACCGTCCGAGGGAGATGCTGTGCGTCCCCAGGATGGCGAAGTAGTCACCATAGCAGGTGGAGTCAATACGGATGCCGTTGGTATTTTGCCATCACTCTTTGTGTATGAAATAAATGGCGAATTCTGGCGGGACCCCTATGAATCTTACTGGAATCAGTTGAATGAAGATTATTCTGTGTTAAGTTTGATTTACCCGGATGGATCAGGGATCTGTTTATTGGACACGCTGGATCAGGAAGTGGTTTCGGGTGTGGTGCTCGCAGACAGTACGTTTCTTGATTTGAAGTATTACCTGGATGTTGATGCAGATGGACTGCCTGATTACAAATTGAATTTTGGCCCTCCCTGGTATGTGCCGGAGTCCGGCATATCCTATCCGGAAGATGGACAAGCGGTTGAAATCGCTGGTATTATTGTGCATGTTAGTGTTTACCCTGTAATCGTTGTTATCTTATTGGATGGCGCGGCTTGGCGCGATCTTAATGGGCTGATGAATTACGGGCAGGGTAGGTGGATGAATGGTCAACTGGATGAATCCGAGGTTGTTTATTCACCTTTCGATACAGGAAACCGGATACTATTCAGAGCTGGATGGCATCATCAGGGTCTGCCGGGATCAATGTATTGTCAATTATTGCAAATCAATCCTCAAAATTTGCCGGCATTTGGCCAGGGCAATTCACCCGGACTTGCTGCTTACACCGTTGGATTGTTCAATCAAAACCGGCTGAACCTGATGGGACAGAATCAATACCGGATGCAGGTGAACAATCAATTGCACATTCAATTGCATTATACAGATATGCAATTAGTACGGGCTGGAATTCAACAACAAGACCGGATCCGGCTTAATTTCTGGGACGATAATGCGCAGGAGTGGTTTGAAGTTGATGAGGTTGAATACGATGCATCTGCGAATAGGCTGGAATTCGAAACGGATGTTGTTTTCGCGTATTATTTGTTAACCCGGGATGAATCGACCACGACCAGCGGTGAATTGAATTACATCCCAATGAATTATTGTGTGTACCCCAATCCGGTGCGGCAGGTAGCAAACATTCGCTGGGAAATGACAGAATCGCAACCGGTGGTGATTCGCATTACAAGTCTTGGCGGTCAGCGAATTCACCAACGGGTATACGATCGCTTATCTGCGGGTTTGAACGAAGTCCAGTACAGGCCTGATCCGGGATTAGCCAATGGAGTTTATTTCATTGAAATTATTACACTCCAGGATCGGATGGTGATCAAATGGGTTTTGGCAGAATGA
- a CDS encoding response regulator transcription factor, whose protein sequence is MRHSILFIYQNRLIFEALSLLLADSLSYHIKGLRFRSDDNFWSQPILKKFDVVIAEFSVINEALFLTIKNGLISIHEQQLLIITGHLENKMGEHLIASGVDGIILTDCSSEYFLRAVEKLCLNDQYFCGRIMQDMVQSGLHNKIFKGIPLTTREVEVLERIIKGRPNKLIANEFNISESTIKTHRKNIMSKLNADNSITLLYNAFEANFISESEIPLCKKCKHRNPFKHSKN, encoded by the coding sequence ATGCGTCATAGTATACTCTTTATTTACCAGAACAGGCTGATTTTTGAAGCACTCTCACTGCTCCTGGCAGACTCCTTAAGCTATCATATTAAAGGACTTCGATTCCGGTCAGATGACAATTTCTGGTCCCAGCCAATTTTGAAAAAATTCGATGTAGTTATTGCAGAATTCAGTGTTATTAATGAGGCATTATTCTTAACCATAAAAAATGGATTGATTTCGATCCACGAACAACAACTGCTGATAATTACCGGGCACCTTGAAAATAAAATGGGCGAACATTTGATCGCATCAGGTGTAGACGGGATCATATTGACCGACTGTTCCAGTGAATATTTTTTACGTGCCGTAGAAAAACTTTGTCTCAATGATCAATATTTCTGCGGACGCATTATGCAGGACATGGTTCAGTCCGGTCTCCATAATAAAATTTTTAAAGGCATTCCACTCACTACCCGTGAAGTAGAGGTTTTAGAACGGATCATTAAGGGCAGGCCAAATAAATTAATAGCCAATGAATTCAATATCAGCGAATCCACCATAAAAACGCATCGCAAAAACATTATGTCCAAATTAAACGCTGATAATTCGATCACCTTGTTATACAATGCATTCGAAGCAAATTTCATTTCCGAAAGTGAAATTCCATTGTGTAAAAAATGCAAGCACCGGAATCCATTTAAGCATTCAAAAAATTAA
- a CDS encoding glycoside hydrolase family 127 protein, with the protein MKYVFLVTLVLTLLQCTNETPDAAVSGQPWYLQNREPLIQKPYLELPLGSIRPTGWLNNQLVRMANGLTGNLDSIYPEVVGSRNGWLGGDGDGWERGPYWIDGLLPLAYILNDETLKQKAQKWVEWTLSHQREDGYIGPVPFTEEPAPEPGLQRGMREDWWPKMVMLKILQQYYSATGDERVIDCLTRYFRYQLQELPERPLDFLTLWANRRGGDNLMVVYWLYNITGDAFLLELGDLINEQTFPWAKVFTNPENDRDPGQPWYYSQIRRYPFDTAEINALTVSKLAGMHTVNFAQSLKQPVVYYQKSHDTRDVEAVRKALRDVRKYHGQPQGMYGGDEPLHGNNPVQGIEFCSIAEEMFSLETNLTITGDLAFADQIERIAFNALPTQADDDFRTRQYFQAANQVELTPAADHTFERQNHMGTDFVYGVLTGYPCCTCNMHQSWPKLVQNLYYATPDRGVAALLYVPSEVELMVGDSTRLRIVEETGYPFRENIHFTLHPEREDRFAFHLRVPAWCTAPAVLINGQPWEGVVQDGIVVIDRRWKEGDQVVLKLPMELKTSSWYQFARAIERGPLVYALRIESRETNGFVSDRFRSFTEVHAATPWNYALIEKKLNDPGNAVEVIENDWDGRYPWNLENAPVSLKMNAFRLPEWQLADGIPSLPAVWGRYRGQDPQLEEITLIPYGCTTLRITEFPVCRLE; encoded by the coding sequence ATGAAGTATGTATTTCTCGTTACCCTGGTCCTTACCTTGTTACAATGCACCAACGAGACTCCTGATGCTGCCGTTAGCGGACAGCCCTGGTATTTGCAAAACAGGGAGCCACTTATACAAAAACCCTACCTGGAGCTGCCATTGGGAAGTATCCGGCCGACCGGTTGGTTGAATAATCAGCTGGTGCGAATGGCCAACGGACTGACGGGAAACCTGGACAGCATTTATCCTGAGGTGGTCGGTTCCAGAAACGGCTGGCTGGGCGGTGACGGGGACGGCTGGGAACGTGGTCCCTACTGGATCGACGGATTGTTACCACTGGCCTATATTCTCAATGATGAAACATTGAAGCAAAAAGCACAAAAGTGGGTGGAATGGACATTGAGCCACCAGCGTGAAGATGGTTACATTGGTCCGGTACCCTTTACGGAAGAACCAGCACCAGAACCCGGATTGCAGCGGGGAATGCGGGAAGACTGGTGGCCTAAAATGGTTATGCTCAAGATCCTCCAGCAATATTATTCGGCAACTGGCGATGAGCGTGTTATCGATTGTCTGACGCGTTACTTCCGGTATCAATTGCAGGAACTACCCGAACGGCCCTTGGACTTTCTTACTCTTTGGGCCAATCGTCGTGGCGGAGATAACCTGATGGTCGTTTACTGGTTATACAACATCACCGGAGATGCTTTTTTACTCGAGCTAGGAGATCTGATCAATGAGCAGACCTTTCCCTGGGCGAAAGTGTTTACCAATCCGGAGAACGATCGCGACCCGGGCCAACCCTGGTATTACAGCCAGATCAGGCGTTATCCTTTTGACACCGCCGAGATCAATGCGCTGACTGTTTCGAAATTAGCTGGCATGCATACGGTTAATTTCGCCCAGTCCCTCAAACAGCCAGTGGTGTACTACCAAAAAAGTCATGATACCCGGGATGTGGAAGCGGTCCGTAAGGCTCTGCGCGATGTCCGTAAATACCACGGTCAACCACAGGGTATGTACGGCGGCGATGAACCGTTACATGGCAATAACCCGGTTCAGGGGATCGAGTTTTGCTCGATTGCCGAGGAAATGTTTTCCCTGGAAACCAACCTGACCATCACCGGTGATCTGGCCTTTGCGGACCAGATTGAACGGATCGCCTTTAATGCTTTGCCCACGCAGGCCGATGACGATTTCCGGACCCGCCAGTATTTCCAGGCAGCCAATCAGGTTGAACTGACCCCGGCCGCAGACCATACCTTCGAACGCCAAAATCACATGGGTACCGATTTCGTCTATGGTGTCCTGACCGGTTACCCGTGCTGTACCTGTAATATGCACCAGTCCTGGCCGAAGCTGGTGCAGAACCTTTATTATGCAACACCGGATCGTGGAGTGGCTGCTTTATTATATGTTCCATCGGAAGTGGAATTGATGGTTGGCGATAGCACCCGTCTGAGGATTGTGGAAGAGACGGGATATCCATTTCGGGAGAACATTCACTTCACCCTGCATCCGGAAAGGGAAGACCGGTTTGCCTTCCATCTGCGGGTACCTGCCTGGTGTACCGCGCCGGCAGTACTGATCAATGGTCAGCCCTGGGAAGGTGTAGTACAAGATGGCATCGTTGTGATCGATCGGAGATGGAAGGAGGGGGATCAGGTTGTACTTAAGCTGCCCATGGAGTTGAAGACGTCCAGCTGGTACCAGTTTGCCCGGGCCATTGAGCGTGGTCCCCTGGTTTATGCTTTGAGGATCGAAAGTAGGGAAACGAATGGATTTGTCAGTGACCGCTTCCGGTCATTTACAGAGGTGCATGCGGCCACCCCCTGGAACTATGCCCTGATCGAAAAGAAGCTGAACGATCCTGGAAATGCGGTTGAAGTGATTGAAAATGACTGGGATGGCCGGTATCCCTGGAATCTGGAAAATGCGCCGGTCTCCCTGAAAATGAATGCCTTCCGGTTGCCGGAATGGCAGTTGGCGGATGGAATCCCCTCCCTGCCGGCTGTGTGGGGAAGGTATCGGGGGCAGGATCCGCAACTGGAGGAGATTACTTTAATACCCTATGGTTGTACCACCTTGCGTATTACCGAGTTTCCGGTATGCCGGCTGGAATAG